A genomic stretch from Arachis stenosperma cultivar V10309 chromosome 3, arast.V10309.gnm1.PFL2, whole genome shotgun sequence includes:
- the LOC130966615 gene encoding ENHANCER OF AG-4 protein 2, whose translation MAPGRRRGANKAKANGHLRLGDLVLAKVKGFPAWPAKISRPEDWQKPPDPKKYFVQFFGTKEIAFVAPADIQAFTSESKNKLSARGQGKTKYFTQAVKEICAAFDEIQRPKPSGLTDDTDNSNIGSEAPSVDGGVGNIADTNDAAVSNSEKDSNACSTFENSAQLIGEHERQDEKLSVPNLESSSPVVKNKLSVSPVIKNANKSNAAKNAGVFRQEEGVHSLLTNGSKPRKLGTDSKRNDAADDRNQNGGSFAGSFSMKGDSTEGANLSRSGETLKSGKKRKNSFSVKPDSLDILHSDSKDHTGTKNKTLLKVKRSLDSEEADCKDSGKQKKIQIHAKNTKKLKRMDAKDDRSTSPGSTVEEKVSKKPELKRSISNLKTEKSMPSRSHIGVGSDDSGSEALPGTKVHSHVRQVISDSGSIASDEKIEKSSLRLKADANNVIVKPGPRKRRAVRLCDDDDEDEPKTPIHGGAVKSIKSPSFVPEVLKSNKAQPEKSDHAQPVHKNFSEVEHIPSKEASSLLNNDISSSKQPGKEKADEIIPVHNSPEKFDPKQIPSKVAKLRTGSPVKSPQSVPAAKSTAEQHKASKPSLKVSSSATEKKAAHGFSKSSNNISTSQNQAASHKKKLGSSVEISKTTPKRLQQDAEVPAATGGLKEADAFHRLDVSMEEKSSLYIGSGTPEAAKSMKHLIAVAQAKRRQAHSQSFPLSIHNIQEGTPSPSTVQPFLPASGHVTQADVQAVYENPTLASPSTNDHLSASQNQPDTEEIEDVRVGSVQRGPGGSLSGGTEAAVARDAFEGMIETLSRTKDSIGRATRLAIDCAKYGIANEVVELLIRKLESETSFHRKVDLFFLVDSITQCSHNQKGIAGASYIPIVQAALPRLLGAAAPPGANARENRRQCLKVLRLWLERKILPESVLRRHMDEIGVSNDDITVSLSLRRPSRAERSVDDPIREMEGMLVDEYGSNATFQLPGFLSCQPFDDDEEDDDLPVNSSKDTYDASPAHLTPTLGESETSTVTPNDKRHCILEDVDGELEMEDVSGHLKDERTEFHNSSDEVDLQPQGSDRNLDLTSNISAEIPTSVEGSPPLPPGSPPPPPPLPSSPPPPPPPSSPSPPPPPPPPMLQPPPPPLPPSCPTLPLVPQSSGVARPSHLSQSIRPPQPSHQSSPQLGYHQNVPHNYSATTSGNQFVQMAGNAFPGGHGNAVAKNEIFPQAAAFAPTATCSTQEPPSGFNPSRQLEYGQNDMYANVQVPQANHQFQQSNLPFAQRPGHPAPPQSSSSQYSFPNPTGQQHPPHSFHPPFPLPSIPDGRRQFVADDQWRMSSSEFKTNNQHGVWRGQNPSCSGPPFGQEGHFRPPVERPPVSNIGFQHAMPNNIPAAPPTSGHGIPQMLPCRPDMPALNCWRPT comes from the exons ATGGCTCCCGGGCGTCGACGCGGAGCGAACAAGGCGAAGGCGAACGGACACTTGCGGTTAGGCGATCTCGTCCTCGCTAAGGTCAAGGGCTTCCCTGCTTGGCCTGCCAAG ATAAGCAGGCCTGAAGATTGGCAGAAGCCCCCTGATCCAAAGAAATATTTTGTGCAATTTTTCGGTACTAAAGAAAT AGCTTTTGTTGCCCCTGCAGATATTCAGGCTTTTACCAGTGAGTCTAAAAATAAGTTGTCTGCACGGGGTCAAGGCAAGACTAAGTACTTTACTCAAGCTGTGAAGGAAATCTGCGCAGCATTTGATGAAATACAGAGACCGAAGCCTAGTGGTTTGACAGATGATACTGATAACTCTAATATTGGGTCAGAGGCTCCTTCCGTTGATGGAGGAGTGGGTAACATAGCAGACACTAATGATGCTGCGGTATCAAACAGTGAGAAAGATAGCAATGCTTGCTCTACTTTTGAGAACTCTGCTCAATTAATTGGAGAACATGAAAGGCAAGATGAGAAGCTTTCTGTACCTAACCTTGAAAGTTCTTCACCTGTGGTAAAAAATAAGTTATCTGTTAGTCCAGTTATAAAGAATGCTAACAAATCTAATGCTGCAAAGAATGCTGGTGTTTTTAGACAAGAAGAAGGTGTGCATAGTCTTTTGACAAATGGAAGCAAGCCTAGAAAGCTTGGTACCGACTCAAAAAGAAATGATGCTGCAGATGATCGAAATCAAAATGGTGGATCTTTTGCTGGGTCATTTTCAATGAAAGGAGACTCTACTGAGGGTGCTAATCTTTCCAGATCTGGAGAGACATTGAAAAGtgggaaaaaaaggaaaaattcatTTTCTGTTAAACCAGATTCTCTTGATATTCTTCATTCAGACTCAAAGGATCATACTGGAACAAAAAATAAGACCTTATTAAAAGTTAAAAGAAGCCTGGATTCTGAGGAGGCTGATTGCAAAGATTCTGGGAAGCAAAAGAAGATCCAAATACATGCAAAGAATACCAAGAAGCTTAAGCGCATGGATGCCAAAGATGATAGAAGCACTTCTCCTGGTTCTACTGTTGAAGAAAAAGTTTCTAAAAAGCCAGAGTTGAAAAGGTCCATATCAAATTTGAAAACGGAAAAAAGCATGCCATCAAGGAGTCACATTGGTGTAGGTTCTGATGATTCTGGCTCTGAGGCACTACCAGGGACCAAAGTTCACAGCCATGTACGACAAGTTATCTCTGATTCTGGTAGCATTGCTTCTGATGAgaagatagagaagagttctctTAGACTGAAGGCTGATGCAAATAATGTCATCGTAAAACCAGGACCGCGGAAACGCAGAGCTGTTCGCCTTTGTGACGATGACGATGAGGATGAACCTAAAACTCCTATTCATGGAGGAGCTGTAAAAAGTATTAAGTCACCATCTTTTGTTCCGGAGGTCTTGAAGAGTAACAAGGCACAACCAGAGAAATCTGATCATGCTCAGCCAGTTCACAAAAATTTTAGTGAAGTTGAGCATATCCCTtcgaaagaagcatcttctctGTTAAATAATGATATCTCATCTTCTAAGCAGCCTGGGAAAGAGAAAGCTGATGAAATTATTCCTGTACATAATAGTCCTGAAAAATTCGATCCAAAGCAAATTCCTTCAAAGGTGGCAAAATTGCGCACTGGGTCTCCAGTAAAATCACCTCAGTCTGTTCCTGCAGCAAAGTCAACTGCCGAGCAACATAAAGCTTCCAAACCTTCACTTAAAGTTTCCAGTAGTGCTACTGAAAAGAAGGCTGCTCATGGATTTTCAAAGTCTTCTAATAACATAAGTACTTCTCAGAATCAGGCTGCATCTCATAAAAAGAAGCTTGGATCTTCAGTAGAAATTTCTAAAACTACTCCAAAAAGATTGCAGCAGGATGCTGAAGTTCCTGCGGCAACAGGTGGTTTAAAGGAGGCTGATGCTTTTCATCG TTTGGATGTAAGCATGGAAGAAAAAAGCAGTTTATATATTGGTTCTGGGACTCCAGAAGCTGCTAAAAGTATGAAGCATCTGATTGCGGTTGCTCAGGCGAAAAGAAGACAAGCTCATTCTCAAAGTTTTCCTCTTAGCATTCACAATATTCAAGAAGGGACTCCTAGCCCATCCACAGTTCAGCCATTTCTGCCTGCCTCAGGCCATGTTACACAGGCAGATGTGCAGGCAGTTTATGAGAATCCAACATTGGCATCTCCATCAACCAATGATCATCTCTCGGCTTCTCAAAATCAACCCGATACTGAGGAAATCGAGGACGTAAGAGTTGGTTCAGTACAGAGGGGTCCAGGGGGCTCGCTTAGTGGAGGCACTGAGGCTGCTGTTGCTCGTGATGCTTTTGAAGGAATGATTGAAACATTGTCAAGAACAAAGGACAGTATTGGGCGTGCAACTCGCCTTGCCATTGACTGTGCTAAGTATGGCATTGCTAATGAG GTTGTTGAACTTCTCATCAGAAAGCTGGAAAGTGAAACTAGTTTTCACCGCAAGGTGGATTTGTTCTTTCTTGTGGACTCCATCACCCAGTGCTCGCATAATCAGAAAG GCATTGCTGGAGCCTCCTACATCCCTATAGTTCAAGCAGCATTGCCACGCCTTCTTGGTGCTGCTGCTCCCCCTGGGGCTAATGCGCGTGAGAATCGTCGTCAGTGTCTGAAG GTTCTAAGGCTGTGGCTTGAGAGGAAAATTTTGCCTGAATCAGTTCTTCGCCGTCACATGGATGAGATTGGAGTTTCAAATGATGATATAACAGTTAGCCTTTCCCTCAGGCGCCCATCTAGAGCTGAGCGGTCAGTGGATGACCCAATCAGAGAAATGGAAGGCATGCTTGTTGATGAATATGGCAG TAATGCTACATTTCAGCTGCCTGGCTTTTTATCTTGCCAACCATTTGATGACGATGAGGAAGATGATGATTTACCGGTTAATTCAAGTAAGGATACATATGATGCATCTCCAGCACATCTAACGCCTACCCTTGGGGAATCGGAAACTTCTACTGTTACCCCAAATGACAAGCGCCATTGTATCTTGGAGGATGTGGATGGCGAACTAGAAATGGAAGATGTTTCAGGCCACCTGAAGGACGAAAGGACTGAATTTCATAATAGTTCTGATGAAGTAGATTTGCAACCCCAAGGATCAGATAGGAACTTGGATCTTACTTCAAACATTTCAGCAGAGATACCCACTTCTGTGGAGGGTTCTCCTCCATTACCACCTGGTTCACCTCCTCCACCCCCACCTTTGCCTTCTTCACCTCCACCACCACCTCCTCCATCATCTCCATCTCCACCCCCACCTCCACCACCTCCAATGTTGCAACCCCCACCTCCTCCTTTACCACCCTCGTGCCCAACACTGCCATTGGTTCCACAATCATCTGGAGTTGCTCGCCCTTCGCACCTCTCCCAGTCAATAAGGCCACCTCAGCCATCACATCAGTCGTCTCCGCAGTTAGGTTATCATCAGAATGTGCCTCATAACTATAGTGCCACAACAAGT GGTAATCAGTTTGTTCAAATGGCTGGGAATGCCTTTCCGGGAGGTCACGGTAATGCAGTTGCGAAGAATGAAATATTCCCACAAGCAGCTGCTTTTGCACCAACAGCAACCTGCAGCACCCAGGAACCACCTTCTGGTTTTAACCCTTCAAGGCAATTAGAATATGGACAAAATGATATGTATGCAAATGTGCAAGTTCCCCAAGCCAACCATCAATTTCAACAGAGTAATCTACCGTTTGCTCAAAGACCGGGACATCCTGCCCCACCCCAAAGTTCGTCAAGTCAGTACTCTTTTCCAAACCCTACAGGTCAGCAGCATCCTCCACATTCATTCCATCCACCTTTCCCTTTGCCATCCATTCCAGATGGCCGGAGGCAATTTGTTGCTGATGACCAATGGAGAATGTCGTCAAGTGAATTTAAAACGAACAATCAACATGGTGTTTGGAGAGGGCAAAATCCTTCATGCTCTGGTCCACCGTTTGGGCAAGAAG GTCATTTCCGGCCACCAGTTGAAAGACCACCAGTAAGCAACATAGGCTTCCAGCATGCAATGCCAAATAACATACCTGCTGCTCCACCAACATCAG GACATGGTATTCCCCAGATGTTGCCTTGTAGGCCTGACATGCCTGCTCTGAATTGTTGGAGACCGACTTGA
- the LOC130967620 gene encoding ATP-dependent Clp protease proteolytic subunit 2, mitochondrial has protein sequence MRGLLSSTKLIASKLFHHHHGGVAAATSPLQLMRNMSLIPMVIEHSSRGERAYDIFSRLLKERIVCINGPISDDTAHVVVAQLLFLESENPSKPIHMYLNSPGGAVTAGLAIYDTMQYIRSPIHTICLGQAASMGSLLLAAGAKGQRRSLPNATVMIHQPSGGYSGQAKDIAIHTKQIVRMWDSLNAIYAKHTGQPVDIIQKNMDRDYFMTAEEAKEFGIIDEVIDQRPLTLVSDAVTSEDKDKDSS, from the exons ATGAGAGGCCTCCTTTCAAGTACGAAGCTCATTGCTTCGAAGCTCTTCCATCATCACCATGGAGGAGTAGCAGCAGCAACATCACCACTTCAATTGATGCGGAACATGAGCCTCATTCCAATGGTGATCGAGCACTCCTCCCGAGGAGAGAGAGCCTACGATATCTTCTCCCGACTCCTCAAGGAGCGCATCGTCTGCATCAACGGACCCATCTCCGACGACACCGCACACGTCGTCGTCGCCCAGCTCCTCTTCCTCGAGTCCGAGAACCCTTCCAAGCCCATCCACATGTACCTCAATTCCCCCGGTGGTGCCGTCACTGCAG GTCTTGCTATTTATGATACTATGCAATATATCCGGTCTCCGATTCATACAATTTGTTTGGGTCAAGCTGCATCTATGGGTTCTTTGCTATTGGCTGCGGGTGCTAAGGGTCAGAGGCGCTCTCTTCCAAATGCAACAGTCATGATTCATCAGCCTTCTGGTGGATACAGTGGTCAGGCAAAAGATATTGCTATTCATACCAAGCAGATTGTTCGGATGTGGGATTCCTTGAATGCAATTTATGCAAAGCATACAGGCCAACCAGTTGATATTATTCAGAAGAATATGGATAGAGATTATTTCATGACtgcagaggaggcaaaggagtTTGGAATTATTGATGAGGTTATTGATCAAAGACCATTGACTTTGGTTTCAGATGCTGTTACTAGTGAAGACAAAGATAAAGACTCTAGTTAG